The proteins below are encoded in one region of Lactuca sativa cultivar Salinas chromosome 3, Lsat_Salinas_v11, whole genome shotgun sequence:
- the LOC111898501 gene encoding uncharacterized protein LOC111898501 → MATVFRRLLFPKGMGNIHRSLQHNRFSSPTSTPFPCQFLIRSLHTFVSRNSCSRNMCSTANYEPQYDVSVAAALNLDDRVPATVITGFLGSGKTTLLNHILTAQHGKRIAVIENEFGEVDIDGSLVASHSSANEDIVMVSNGCLCCTVRGELVTMLLELVKKKRDKFDHIVIETTGLAKPGPVIETFCTDEQISRHVKLDGVVTLVDSKHAMQHLNEVKPRFVVNEAVEQVAYADRIILNKIDLVSDADLEDLTKKIQHINGMAQIKQAKFGNVDMDFVLGVGGYDLDRIDSEVPSEVSHCENHNHEHECHKGHHHHDHKHDSAVSSVSIVSEGTLDLDELDDWLERLVEEKGDDLYRMKGVLSVNDSETRYVFQGVHSTLDGCPGKAWGEDEKRINKLVFIGRNLDETALRKGFKGCLV, encoded by the exons ATGGCAACCGTGTTTAGGCGTCTCCTTTTCCCGAAGGGTATGGGAAACATCCACCGATCTCTTCAACACAATCGATTCAGTTCTCCTACTAGCACCCCTTTTCCGTGTCAATTTCTCATCAGAAGCCTCCATACTTTTGTTTCCCGGAATTCCTGTTCCCGAAACATGTGTTCCACTGCTAATTACGAGCCACAGTACGATGTTTCAGTTGCTGCGGCATTGAACTTGGACGATCGTGTTCCGGCCACCGTCATCACTGGTTTCCTCGGTTCTGGAAAG ACAACTTTATTGAATCATATTCTGACCGCTCAGCATGGCAAGAGGATTGCTGTGATCGAAAATGAG TTTGGGGAGGTGGATATTGATGGATCCTTGGTGGCAAGTCATTCCTCTGCTAATGAGGATATTGTGATGGTCAGTAATGGTTGTTTATGTTGCACTGTGCGTGGTGAGCTAGTCACAATGCTTTTGGAGTTGGTAAAAAAGAAGCGAGACAAATTTGATCATATTGTCATAGAAACCACAG GCCTTGCAAAGCCTGGCCCAGTGATTGAAACATTTTGCACAGATGAGCAGATTTCTCGCCATGTGAAACTTGATGGAGTTGTTACTCTGGTTGACTCTAAGCATGCTATGCAGCATTTGAATGAGGTCAAACCAAGATTTGTGGTAAATGAAGCAGTTGAACAAGTTGCATATGCAGATCGTATTATTCTCAACAAG ATAGATTTGGTGAGCGATGCTGACCTGGAGGATTTAACAAAGAAAATACAG CATATAAATGGAATGGCACAGATAAAGCAAGCTAAATTTGGCAATGTGGATATGGATTTTGTGTTGGGAGTGGGAGGTTATGATCTTGACAG AATTGATTCTGAAGTTCCATCAGAGGTTTCTCATTGCGAAAACCACAATCATGAGCATG AATGCCATAAAGGACATCATCATCATGATCACAAACATGATTCTGCTGTATCAAGTGTCAGCATTGTATCTGAAGGAACCCTCGACCTTGATGAG CTTGATGATTGGCTTGAAAGGCTAGTGGAAGAAAAAGGGGACGATTTATATAGGATGAAAGGGGTTTTATCTGTGAATGATTCTGAGACacgttatgtttttcag GGGGTGCATTCGACTTTAGATGGGTGCCCAGGGAAAGCATGGGGGGAAGATGAGAAGAGAATAAACAAGCTTGTGTTTATAGGAAGGAACTTGGATGAAACTGCTTTGAGAAAAGGCTTCAAAGGTTGTTTGGTGTGA